A window of Spirochaetia bacterium genomic DNA:
TTGCTGTAACCGTACCCAAGGGCGCTTTTAGGAATTTGTCAATGACACGCAGGCGGAGCTTTTCCAGGATTGTATAGGCGCTGATATGTGACAGCATGGTCGAGATGCCGAAGCATAGAGTCTTGGCTAGGTAAGCTACGGCCGCTAATCCTACCCATGGTAAGATTCCCTCCATGGTGAACTTGTCTTGCATGTATGTCTGTATGATTCTGTAGACGCTCAGATAAGGTACCAATCCTGCAACGATGCTGGCAATGGAAAACAATACCGAAACGATCAGCTTGATTTTACAATATGCTGCATAGGTCAGCAGCGAAAACAACCAGTTTTCTTTTTTTTCTTTGCTCACTATAGGTATCCTTTTTATTCAGTCATCATGCACGCTGTGGTGCAGATACCTATGATGCTAGCGTATCTGTCGATTGCTTTCCGCTCCACTCGGACCGATCAAGTCCATATGGACATATATTTTATTTTGGCTATTTTGCAGAGAAACTGTTTTTGCGATACTCCAATGGTGTCTTTCCCATGATTTTCTTGAAGGCTGCTGCAAATTTGCTTGGGCTGTCATAGCCTACGCGTCCTGCAATTTCTGCTACGGAACTGTCTTTGTCCTGCCTGAGGAATTCTGCTGCACGATTCATGCGATAGACTCGCATGTATGTACTGATAGGATTGCCATAGACACATTTGAAACAGTTCTTCATCGGTGTGAGAGGAATATCAAATTGTTCAGAAAGCTCTTTCATTGTGTAATGCTGTTCGGGGTGCTTGGTTACCAAGGTAAACATTGCCTTTATCTTTTCTACTTGCGATTTGTAGAAATAGGGACGTTCTTCCTGATTGCTTGGAAGCTCAAGGGCCCGGAGGCAGAGCAGCAGTTCTATGACCTTGATCTTGAAGTAAGAGCGTCTGATGCTTGTCGGTACATCATAGAGTTCTTTGAAAATATGAGTAATTTCTGGAAGTCCATGGATGACCATCGGATTGCTGTCTGAACAGAATTTCTGTTGTAAGCTATACAGGTCAATGGAAAATTCAGGTAACTTTTCATTGAAGAATTCTGCTGCCAAAGGTAATTTGATTGAGACGGTAATTCCGTGATAATGGGACAGTGGAAACGCAAAAAGGCCTGTATGCCTTACCCGTCGGTCAAATTTCAGATCGTCGGCTTCGACATAGGACAAGGTTTTCTCTCCTACATGGTATTCCAGGCGGCCTTCCCTGCAATAATCGATACAGAACAGATTGTCTGTCGTATGCAGTTTTGAATGAAAGTAGGCCATGTGATAATCATTGTAAAACAAGAGGATACCTGGGAGTACTTCATAGATGGTCATGACGCCATTTCCCGTTTCATTGCTGAGCTGATATGCTTTGCATTCACTGTTTGCAGAAAGTTTTGCCATGGGTTGGGAATCCAGTTGCATGCTGTACCATTTCATGTGTTGGGCCTCCTTCTACAATACAAGTATTCTATCACAGACATGTCGGATAAACTCCTTGTCATGGGTAACGACAATCACCGTACTCCCTTTGTTTGCCAGCTCCTTGATTGCTTTTGCAACCTTTATCATGTGGACATAGTCGAGCCCACTGGTAGGTTCGTCAAATATAAGCAATTGCTTTCTAGAGAGGATTGCAGTTGTTATGGCAAGCCGCTGTTTCTGGCCTCCTGAAAGTGCCATCGGATGTATTTCCTCAAAAGGCAAAAGATCGAAATGTTCAAGAATCTGCTTGATCTGCTGTCCTGTATATCCATGATTTGACAGCAGGCATTCTCCCGATACACTGTCGGAAAACAGCTGATGGTTTACATCCTGCATCACGCAGTATGCCTGTTTTTGCCGTTTTTTCCTATTCGTTTTTTGACCATCAATCAGAATAGTCCCGCTATATTGACGTACAAAGCCACACAAGCAACGGATCAAGGTTGTTTTTCCTATGCCATTTCTGCCACATATTGCCAATATCTCTCCAGGTATTGCAGAGAAAGATAGTTTTTCGAAAATGGGTTTGCCTTTTCCAAAACTACAGGCAAGGTTTTCTACTGACAGTCCCTTTGTACTTCCCGGAGGTAATGCAGTAGGTAAATTCAGTTCAGTCTGTACCAATGATCGTAATCCCATGGCCTTTCGCTTTGTATCAGGCAATGCAAAGAAAGAAGCTCCTGAGAATATCTGCTGGATATGACCTTGCTTGATAAAAACTGCACGGTCAATAAGATCAGATAGAAACCAGAGACGGTGTTCTGCAATGATGATTGTATGTCCTTGTCGTTTCAGAAGGGCAATCTGGGCTCTCAGCAGCTCTATTGTCTTGTTGTCAAGGTTTGCCGTCGGTTCGTCCAGGAGAAAAACCGAAGGATGCATCATATAGACAGAAGCAAAGGCCAGCAATTGTTTTTCACCTCCGGACATTGCAAAAATATTCCGTTTCATAAGAGATTCGAGATGAAGGGTGCTGACAGTATGGCGCAGGCGCATATGGATATAGGATGGTGCAGATCCTTGGTTCTCCAACCCAAAGGCAAGTTCACTGGTTGCATCGAGATTGAAAAATTGACTTTTGGGGTTTTGGAATACTGATCCTATATGCAAGGCAAGTTCGTATAGCTCGCTTTCAGATACGGAAAGATTTTCTGCAGATACAGTACCGCTTGTAAACGTACCTGCCGTAAAATGTGGAATCAAGCCATTGATAAGTTTGGTAACGGTTGTTTTCCCACATCCTGATTCTCCGCAGAGCAGTATACATTCACCATCAGCAACATCCAATGAAAAATCATTGAGTGTCTGTGGTCTGCCTGGATAGCTGAAAGATACCCTTTTGATTGAGACCATCAGAAGGCTCCTTGCCATAGCGACCTGAATGAAGCAATTGTAAACATAAGGCCAATACCGCAGGTAATCCAATCAAAGGTTTTCATTTTCAGTGTAATGATACTTGTTTTCTTTACTGGATTTTCAATACCACGTGTCACGGCTGCTGCTGATAATTCTTCAGCAGTTGATGTGGCTGACAGTATAAGGGGGACTGATAGGCATTCTATTTTCTTTAGTCCATGGATATCCCTAAGTTTCATTGCATCATGGATATAACCGGATTCTTCTCTGATAGCTGGGAAATAACGTATGGTAACGGAGATTGCAACTATCAATTGTTGAGGCAAGTGCAGTTTTCTCAAGCCTACGATAAAACGGCTCAATGGGATTTCCCTGATCATCAACAGACCGATGATCAGGCAGGGGAGAATCTTCCTGGCATAGGTAACAAGGATTGAAAAGCTGGTCGCGATGAATTTTGGGGAGTTTGGAAGTATGTAATGCTGTAATCCTAGAAGTACAAGGTAATACAATACCCATTTTACTGCAGTACTTCTATGCGTGCAGAAAAATGTCATGAAACATAGGCTTGCTATCCAACCGGATTCGATGGAAAAAGGATTCTGCCGGTAGGCAATTATGTTTGACAGAACCAGGAGCAGTATGCCGGTCCTGGGGTCAATGGATAAGCGTAACTGCATGTCTAGACGATCCCTGCTTTTATAAAATGCTTATGAAACATACCTTTTGCAATAAGTGCTCCGAGAAAGGCGCCTAGGAGCGGAGCAATGAAAAGGACGACGAACATTGCCGGAGAAATGAATGTCCTGAGAGTCGCTACATAGGCTGCGGGCATCCCTTGTGAAGAAATCTGGTTGAGGAATTGGTCTTTCATGAGCCACATCGGAAGTGGAGACCCGGTCATGCCGAGGGAAAAACACATGAAGGCCAGCATGTTGCCTCTGAAACTTTCATATTTTGAAACTGCACGGCAGAGTTCAGCCAATGCGCAGGAAACAAGGAATGTGATGAGTATGATAGCTGTAAATTGTCCTGTCACGAAATAAATCAATCCTGTAATGAATCCCATCAATGCCACGGCTCCGGTTTTTTGCACCTTTGCACACATCAGCATGAAGGGAATTCCTGTACATACGGCAATGAAAGCAGGCATCAGTATCCACATGATGGGATGTATGCCTCCCAAAAGCATGAAAATGAAATTTATGA
This region includes:
- a CDS encoding AraC family transcriptional regulator; the protein is MKWYSMQLDSQPMAKLSANSECKAYQLSNETGNGVMTIYEVLPGILLFYNDYHMAYFHSKLHTTDNLFCIDYCREGRLEYHVGEKTLSYVEADDLKFDRRVRHTGLFAFPLSHYHGITVSIKLPLAAEFFNEKLPEFSIDLYSLQQKFCSDSNPMVIHGLPEITHIFKELYDVPTSIRRSYFKIKVIELLLCLRALELPSNQEERPYFYKSQVEKIKAMFTLVTKHPEQHYTMKELSEQFDIPLTPMKNCFKCVYGNPISTYMRVYRMNRAAEFLRQDKDSSVAEIAGRVGYDSPSKFAAAFKKIMGKTPLEYRKNSFSAK
- a CDS encoding energy-coupling factor ABC transporter ATP-binding protein, translated to MVSIKRVSFSYPGRPQTLNDFSLDVADGECILLCGESGCGKTTVTKLINGLIPHFTAGTFTSGTVSAENLSVSESELYELALHIGSVFQNPKSQFFNLDATSELAFGLENQGSAPSYIHMRLRHTVSTLHLESLMKRNIFAMSGGEKQLLAFASVYMMHPSVFLLDEPTANLDNKTIELLRAQIALLKRQGHTIIIAEHRLWFLSDLIDRAVFIKQGHIQQIFSGASFFALPDTKRKAMGLRSLVQTELNLPTALPPGSTKGLSVENLACSFGKGKPIFEKLSFSAIPGEILAICGRNGIGKTTLIRCLCGFVRQYSGTILIDGQKTNRKKRQKQAYCVMQDVNHQLFSDSVSGECLLSNHGYTGQQIKQILEHFDLLPFEEIHPMALSGGQKQRLAITTAILSRKQLLIFDEPTSGLDYVHMIKVAKAIKELANKGSTVIVVTHDKEFIRHVCDRILVL
- a CDS encoding energy-coupling factor transporter transmembrane protein EcfT, yielding MQLRLSIDPRTGILLLVLSNIIAYRQNPFSIESGWIASLCFMTFFCTHRSTAVKWVLYYLVLLGLQHYILPNSPKFIATSFSILVTYARKILPCLIIGLLMIREIPLSRFIVGLRKLHLPQQLIVAISVTIRYFPAIREESGYIHDAMKLRDIHGLKKIECLSVPLILSATSTAEELSAAAVTRGIENPVKKTSIITLKMKTFDWITCGIGLMFTIASFRSLWQGAF
- a CDS encoding MptD family putative ECF transporter S component, producing MDSQTGKNGGLKGKDLISIGIFSAIYFVINFIFMLLGGIHPIMWILMPAFIAVCTGIPFMLMCAKVQKTGAVALMGFITGLIYFVTGQFTAIILITFLVSCALAELCRAVSKYESFRGNMLAFMCFSLGMTGSPLPMWLMKDQFLNQISSQGMPAAYVATLRTFISPAMFVVLFIAPLLGAFLGALIAKGMFHKHFIKAGIV